In Vibrio sp. JC009, a single window of DNA contains:
- a CDS encoding sigma-54 dependent transcriptional regulator — protein sequence MTDWLEFSTALITSRTPEQLADKYIGILSSELKLSNGLLLFPDQEGRRLITHKLPGSWLVGDFDSPLAHVLQSGEVKLLKAEDLVFWRSDRQLMTLAEKVGIFDILCLIPVFSEQEKVESILLISGSSDLIEEALANTTFQKLQLLFSRQWELLTEMEQKSLSQKLLRESLMDIEKKADQEKQANELSLTLIGKSTAMQALREQIVVAAGFSLSVMLQGQTGTGKELVAKAIHKLSSRCRAPFITINCAAIPENLLESELFGYTKGAFSGADENKLGLIAQADKGILFLDEIGDMPLSLQAKLLRVLETRTFRPLGGNKEIHSDFCVISATHLNLPEKVHQKAFRQDLYYRLCQYPINLPSLCCRKEDIYPLCEFFIEAFNQQHSTSICGIDCQALDLLQQYHFPGNVRELKHLIEFACVHTSDRQAVRAEHLEARIESFQRESTAAEREALTLIRERESSGEGRAYADTYCSDGESFKIGDLKLALSNYEALIIKERLTHYSGSRRKAAESLGIPIRTLAYKCQKLGIKSA from the coding sequence ATGACTGACTGGCTGGAATTCTCTACTGCGCTGATAACAAGCCGGACGCCTGAACAATTAGCTGATAAGTATATCGGGATCCTCAGCAGTGAGCTCAAACTGAGTAATGGGCTATTGCTGTTTCCGGATCAGGAAGGGCGACGGTTGATCACTCATAAGTTGCCCGGTTCATGGCTTGTGGGTGATTTTGACAGCCCGCTTGCCCATGTTCTCCAGTCTGGTGAGGTAAAGCTTCTTAAGGCAGAGGATTTGGTCTTCTGGCGCTCGGACAGACAACTGATGACGCTGGCGGAGAAGGTTGGCATTTTCGATATTCTGTGTCTGATACCGGTTTTCTCGGAACAGGAAAAAGTGGAGTCAATACTACTGATTTCGGGATCGTCAGATCTGATAGAAGAAGCACTGGCTAATACAACATTCCAAAAGTTACAGCTTCTTTTTTCCCGGCAGTGGGAGTTGTTAACTGAGATGGAGCAGAAAAGTCTTAGTCAGAAGCTGCTCCGGGAATCGCTTATGGATATTGAGAAAAAAGCAGACCAGGAAAAACAGGCGAATGAGTTATCACTGACACTTATCGGCAAAAGCACCGCTATGCAGGCTTTACGTGAGCAAATTGTTGTCGCGGCGGGGTTCAGTTTATCTGTAATGCTTCAGGGGCAGACCGGCACAGGTAAAGAGCTGGTGGCAAAAGCCATCCATAAACTGTCATCAAGATGCAGAGCGCCATTTATTACCATCAACTGCGCAGCGATTCCGGAAAATTTGCTGGAAAGTGAGCTGTTTGGGTATACAAAAGGGGCATTCTCTGGGGCAGATGAGAATAAACTGGGTCTGATTGCTCAGGCTGATAAGGGAATACTGTTTCTGGATGAGATTGGAGATATGCCGCTTTCTCTGCAAGCTAAGCTGCTGAGAGTGTTAGAGACCCGCACGTTCAGGCCACTAGGCGGAAATAAAGAGATACACTCTGATTTTTGTGTGATATCTGCTACTCACCTGAATCTGCCTGAGAAGGTCCATCAAAAGGCGTTCCGGCAGGATCTGTACTACAGGCTCTGCCAGTACCCCATAAACCTTCCATCTTTGTGTTGCAGAAAAGAGGATATTTACCCGCTTTGTGAATTCTTTATTGAAGCTTTTAACCAGCAACATTCAACCAGTATCTGCGGGATTGACTGTCAGGCCCTTGACTTACTGCAGCAATACCATTTTCCCGGAAATGTCAGGGAGTTAAAGCACCTTATTGAGTTTGCCTGCGTGCACACGTCAGACAGGCAAGCGGTCAGAGCAGAGCATCTTGAGGCCCGGATAGAAAGTTTTCAGAGGGAAAGTACAGCAGCAGAGAGAGAAGCATTGACGTTAATCCGGGAGAGGGAAAGCAGTGGGGAAGGGCGCGCTTATGCTGATACTTATTGCAGTGATGGTGAGAGTTTCAAAATTGGTGATCTGAAACTGGCGCTAAGTAACTACGAAGCACTCATTATAAAAGAGCGGCTGACCCATTATTCAGGCAGTCGGCGTAAAGCTGCGGAGAGTCTTGGTATTCCTATCCGGACACTGGCTTATAAGTGTCAGAAGCTAGGGATCAAATCAGCATGA
- the tssH gene encoding type VI secretion system ATPase TssH, with product MIRIELPMLISKLNEQSKLALESAATLCVELQHPEVTPVHYLRTLLDNPLCDVSVILRQADMATEPVLQAITNSYTAEKLSESYPAFSPHLVELLQEAWLLSTTELVQTELRSGAIFLAALLREDRYFTKELAHLFSQLNREHLQKSFEQMLLGSSESKNNDLTHSAHECSYSVSDSSLKKYCSNVTEDARKGGIDPVLCREKELNLMSDILCRRRKNNPIVVGEAGVGKSAMIEGLALRIINNQVPDKLKGTEVLSLDLGLLQAGASVKGEFEKRLKSVVEEVKCATKPTILFIDEAHTLIGSGNQEGGSDAANLLKPALARGEISVVAATTWKEYKKYFEKDPALSRRFQVVKLEEPGIEETTDILRGLTSAYETSHQVLITDEAVKAAAELSARYISGRQLPDKAIDVLDTACARISINFSTPPNQLALLDTEQHKRQLEMTMLERTRNLGTAIDEEYYSTLNTQMQQAEKEREEIYCDWQSQKQVADSVIRLRGELIKMMQDEEYSEESANGIRDQLQQLYSEMEDIPPHLRLIHPEVDAGQVAEVIADWTGVPMDQMNSDELLRVTNMTSILSQEVKGQKMALQCIHRHLLTARADLRRAGRPNGSLLLVGPSGVGKTETVIQLAGLIYGGRQFLTTINMSEYQEKHTVSRLIGSPPGYVGYGEGGVLTEAIRKTPYSIVLLDEVEKAHPEVLNIFYQAFDKGELADGEGRIIDCKNIVFFMTSNLGTQTIFDNQEFPDELQDRLYQELSEFFKPALLARMEVVPYLPLSKEVMAGIVEAKLKKLKSLLIKRYGARVEISDELTGEIISRANQCQNGARMLESIIEGHLLPPISLAILEKLAHKQAVNAIRMSVENGQFIGEVE from the coding sequence GTGATTCGTATTGAACTTCCTATGCTTATCTCTAAGCTAAATGAGCAGAGCAAGTTGGCTCTTGAAAGCGCAGCAACGCTTTGTGTGGAGTTGCAACACCCGGAGGTAACTCCTGTGCATTACCTCCGGACCCTGCTGGATAACCCCTTATGCGATGTGAGCGTCATTTTAAGGCAAGCGGATATGGCAACAGAGCCGGTTTTACAAGCAATAACCAATAGCTATACCGCTGAAAAACTCTCTGAGAGTTATCCGGCATTTTCCCCTCATCTGGTGGAGCTGCTTCAGGAAGCCTGGTTGCTGTCAACGACGGAACTTGTGCAGACCGAATTGCGCTCAGGTGCCATTTTTCTGGCTGCGCTCCTTCGCGAAGACAGGTACTTTACCAAAGAGCTTGCACATCTGTTTTCACAGCTTAACCGGGAGCATTTGCAGAAAAGCTTTGAACAAATGCTTCTGGGCTCCTCTGAATCAAAAAATAACGACCTGACACATTCGGCGCATGAATGTTCGTATTCAGTATCAGACAGTTCACTGAAAAAGTACTGCAGTAACGTCACCGAGGATGCAAGAAAAGGGGGCATTGATCCGGTTTTGTGCCGGGAAAAAGAGTTAAATCTGATGAGTGATATTCTGTGCCGGAGGAGAAAAAACAACCCTATCGTTGTTGGGGAAGCAGGCGTTGGCAAAAGTGCCATGATTGAAGGCCTGGCGCTTCGGATTATCAATAATCAGGTTCCGGATAAGTTAAAAGGGACAGAGGTGCTTTCTTTGGATCTGGGACTGCTTCAAGCTGGTGCATCGGTTAAAGGTGAGTTTGAGAAACGTCTGAAAAGTGTGGTTGAAGAGGTGAAGTGTGCAACAAAACCAACCATTCTGTTTATTGATGAGGCTCATACATTAATCGGTTCCGGTAATCAGGAAGGAGGAAGTGATGCCGCAAATCTGCTAAAACCCGCTTTAGCAAGGGGAGAAATAAGCGTAGTGGCAGCCACGACCTGGAAGGAATACAAAAAATACTTTGAGAAAGATCCTGCATTGTCCCGCCGTTTTCAGGTAGTAAAGCTGGAAGAGCCCGGTATTGAAGAAACAACCGATATATTGCGGGGATTAACCTCAGCCTACGAAACCTCTCACCAGGTTCTGATCACGGATGAGGCAGTAAAGGCGGCGGCAGAACTTTCCGCCCGTTATATCTCTGGGCGGCAGTTGCCGGACAAAGCGATCGATGTTCTTGATACCGCATGCGCGCGCATTTCCATTAACTTTTCAACGCCTCCGAATCAGCTCGCGTTGCTGGATACCGAGCAGCATAAGAGGCAACTGGAAATGACGATGCTGGAGCGTACCAGAAATCTTGGTACCGCGATTGATGAGGAATATTACTCCACTCTTAACACTCAGATGCAGCAGGCAGAAAAAGAACGGGAGGAAATTTACTGTGACTGGCAGTCACAGAAACAGGTGGCTGACTCTGTTATCAGGCTTCGTGGTGAACTGATTAAAATGATGCAAGACGAAGAGTACAGCGAAGAGAGCGCCAATGGCATCAGAGATCAGCTTCAACAACTTTATAGTGAAATGGAAGATATTCCGCCTCACCTGCGCTTAATTCACCCGGAAGTGGACGCAGGTCAGGTGGCAGAAGTTATAGCCGACTGGACTGGTGTGCCCATGGATCAGATGAACAGTGATGAACTGCTCAGAGTGACGAATATGACATCAATTCTAAGCCAGGAAGTGAAAGGTCAGAAGATGGCTCTGCAATGTATCCACCGTCATCTTTTGACCGCCAGGGCTGATCTGCGCAGAGCGGGCAGACCAAACGGATCCCTGCTTCTGGTTGGACCCAGTGGTGTCGGTAAAACCGAAACAGTTATCCAACTGGCGGGCCTAATCTATGGTGGCAGGCAGTTTCTTACTACCATAAACATGTCCGAATACCAGGAGAAGCACACGGTTTCGCGCCTGATAGGCTCGCCACCCGGCTATGTCGGCTATGGCGAGGGAGGTGTTCTGACCGAAGCGATACGAAAGACACCTTATTCCATTGTGCTTCTTGATGAGGTGGAAAAGGCGCATCCGGAAGTGCTGAATATATTTTATCAGGCTTTTGATAAAGGCGAGTTGGCTGACGGCGAAGGGCGGATAATTGACTGCAAAAATATTGTGTTTTTTATGACCTCTAATCTGGGAACACAAACTATCTTTGACAATCAGGAGTTCCCTGATGAGTTGCAGGACAGACTTTATCAGGAGCTGTCAGAATTCTTTAAGCCAGCATTATTGGCCCGCATGGAAGTGGTGCCCTACTTACCTCTGTCAAAAGAGGTTATGGCCGGCATAGTGGAAGCGAAACTGAAGAAGCTGAAAAGTTTACTGATTAAACGGTACGGCGCCAGAGTTGAGATCAGTGATGAACTGACCGGTGAGATCATCAGCCGTGCCAATCAATGCCAAAATGGTGCCCGTATGCTTGAGTCCATCATTGAAGGCCACCTGCTTCCCCCTATTTCACTTGCGATACTGGAAAAACTGGCGCACAAACAAGCTGTGAATGCGATCCGTATGTCGGTTGAAAATGGGCAGTTTATCGGGGAGGTGGAGTAG
- the icmH gene encoding type IVB secretion system protein IcmH/DotU, with protein sequence MDSNYEKQSSDGLFANNATPEQKDKDLENWFLLRGDSKNRLIDAALPLLALSVRIGTLGRCDEVKALQNQVVEEIKTIELELTSKGYEQSILMAYRYILCAFLDEAVLSTCWGSSSVWAEQSLLSYFHNETWGGEKVFLITERIEEEPVRYRSLLEFIYYCLVLGFEGKYRVIEGGCREREAVISHLHQMLSDNDACGDSDLFRSSGHAVKTKYRLGRQIPVWSVFFGFTLLWAGIYFGYSYLLHAKSTDVLNQLSHIL encoded by the coding sequence ATGGACTCAAATTATGAAAAGCAGAGTTCTGATGGGCTGTTTGCCAATAACGCCACCCCGGAGCAAAAAGACAAGGATCTGGAAAACTGGTTTCTGCTTCGTGGGGACAGTAAAAACAGGCTGATAGATGCAGCCCTGCCGCTTTTAGCCCTCTCTGTGCGGATTGGCACCCTGGGCAGGTGTGATGAGGTAAAAGCTCTGCAAAATCAGGTTGTCGAAGAAATAAAAACAATAGAGCTGGAGCTGACAAGCAAGGGATACGAGCAGTCCATCCTGATGGCTTACCGCTATATTCTGTGCGCTTTTCTTGATGAAGCGGTATTGAGTACTTGCTGGGGAAGTTCCAGTGTCTGGGCAGAGCAGTCACTTTTGTCTTACTTTCACAACGAAACCTGGGGTGGAGAAAAAGTCTTTCTGATCACTGAAAGAATTGAAGAGGAGCCTGTTCGTTACCGCTCTCTTCTGGAGTTTATTTATTACTGCCTGGTTCTGGGATTTGAGGGCAAGTACCGTGTTATCGAGGGAGGATGCCGCGAGAGAGAAGCGGTTATCTCTCATCTGCATCAGATGCTTTCAGATAACGATGCCTGCGGCGATTCTGACTTGTTCCGGTCTTCAGGGCATGCAGTGAAGACAAAATACCGGTTGGGCAGACAGATACCGGTCTGGTCTGTTTTCTTCGGGTTTACGCTTCTCTGGGCCGGCATATATTTTGGTTATTCGTATCTGCTCCATGCCAAATCCACAGACGTACTGAACCAATTAAGCCATATCCTCTAA
- the tssK gene encoding type VI secretion system baseplate subunit TssK: MHTRNRVIWNEGLFIKPQHFQQQQRHIDYCIEQQINAISRYSYGVSELSINTEYLPFGKIAIERVSGIMPDGTVFRIPLEDEMPDALEIEDASLSNQLVYLAIPLKCESIMEVDWPEKKGSGRYVSYELEVRDIQSPQGDMTNVNVAPVRMQLKLEKDDRSAFASIAIARIMEKRPDGSVVLDDDFIPCHLNVAAIAVLHRFINELSGLVRERAKNIARRLGQQGQGSVAEVSDFMLLQVLNRVQPQLEHKSRLKSLHPEKLYESLVSLSGELASFTDESRLPSHVVNYDHDMPGESFWPLIYGLRRSLSVVLEPRAVSIQLEKRKYGLMVAPVNDSRLVQDGEFIIAVRAKMPLEELRKLFVQQTKVSSVDRIRELVSLQLPGVPLIPLPVAPRHLPYHAGYTYYQLNKESSEWRNIEASSGFALHISARFEELDIQFWAIRS; encoded by the coding sequence ATGCACACACGCAACCGGGTGATCTGGAATGAGGGCTTGTTTATAAAGCCGCAGCACTTTCAGCAGCAGCAACGACATATCGATTACTGTATTGAACAGCAGATAAATGCGATTAGCCGTTATTCGTATGGCGTATCAGAGCTGTCTATAAACACCGAATATCTGCCGTTTGGAAAAATTGCCATCGAAAGGGTGTCGGGAATTATGCCCGACGGCACGGTTTTCAGGATACCGCTGGAAGATGAGATGCCGGATGCGCTGGAAATAGAAGACGCCTCTTTGTCTAATCAGCTCGTCTATCTGGCCATCCCTTTAAAATGCGAATCCATAATGGAAGTGGACTGGCCGGAGAAAAAAGGAAGTGGCCGTTACGTTAGTTATGAGCTGGAAGTCAGGGATATTCAGAGTCCGCAGGGAGATATGACTAACGTAAATGTTGCTCCGGTGCGTATGCAACTGAAGCTGGAGAAGGATGACAGAAGTGCTTTTGCGTCTATAGCAATAGCCCGGATAATGGAAAAGCGCCCTGATGGCAGTGTGGTGCTGGATGATGATTTTATACCCTGCCATCTGAATGTTGCCGCTATTGCTGTTTTGCACCGCTTTATCAATGAATTGTCAGGTCTTGTGCGTGAAAGAGCAAAAAACATCGCCAGACGGCTAGGTCAGCAAGGGCAGGGCAGTGTTGCTGAAGTATCGGATTTTATGCTGCTTCAGGTGTTAAACCGGGTTCAGCCACAGTTAGAGCATAAAAGCAGGCTGAAAAGTCTGCATCCGGAAAAGCTGTATGAGAGTCTTGTGTCTCTCTCAGGAGAGTTGGCCTCTTTTACCGATGAGAGCCGCCTGCCTTCTCATGTTGTGAACTATGATCACGATATGCCGGGAGAATCATTCTGGCCGCTTATATACGGGTTGCGCAGAAGCCTGAGCGTTGTCCTTGAGCCAAGAGCGGTTTCTATTCAGCTTGAGAAACGAAAATATGGTTTGATGGTGGCCCCTGTCAATGATTCCAGGCTGGTTCAGGACGGCGAGTTTATCATCGCGGTCAGGGCAAAAATGCCCCTGGAAGAGTTGCGCAAGCTTTTTGTTCAGCAAACCAAAGTCTCTTCTGTGGACCGGATTCGTGAGCTTGTCTCTCTTCAATTGCCGGGCGTCCCTTTAATCCCGTTACCTGTTGCTCCCCGGCATCTTCCTTATCATGCGGGATACACATACTACCAGTTGAATAAAGAGAGCTCTGAGTGGAGAAATATAGAAGCGTCCAGCGGATTCGCGCTGCATATTTCTGCCCGGTTTGAAGAGCTGGACATTCAGTTTTGGGCTATCAGGAGTTAA
- the tssJ gene encoding type VI secretion system lipoprotein TssJ produces the protein MVILPSRLSLLLVFISILAGCSIFEEDEPKDCPSKVTFSLVSDSNMNPDILGESAPVEIQVFELKDDSMFMSASYDQISQDYKKALRSNFVEIYDYVLMPDQFKFISEFEVSDDTSYIGVVAHFADPEISEWKKAVKVVNKGRVYHLLMLFKGNVVKLDRVE, from the coding sequence ATGGTGATATTGCCTTCGCGTTTATCGTTACTACTTGTCTTTATCTCCATTCTGGCTGGCTGCAGTATCTTTGAGGAAGATGAGCCAAAGGATTGCCCGTCAAAGGTCACCTTTAGCCTTGTCAGCGACAGTAATATGAATCCGGACATTCTGGGCGAGTCTGCACCGGTTGAGATTCAGGTGTTCGAGCTAAAAGATGATTCCATGTTTATGTCGGCAAGTTATGACCAGATAAGCCAGGACTATAAAAAGGCTCTGCGCAGCAATTTTGTCGAGATTTATGACTATGTACTTATGCCGGATCAGTTCAAGTTTATCAGTGAATTTGAGGTGAGTGACGACACCAGTTATATCGGGGTAGTGGCTCATTTTGCTGACCCGGAAATCAGTGAATGGAAAAAAGCGGTAAAGGTGGTGAATAAGGGGCGGGTGTATCACTTGCTGATGCTGTTTAAGGGAAATGTTGTGAAATTAGATAGGGTGGAATAA
- the tagH gene encoding type VI secretion system-associated FHA domain protein TagH, whose product MTKNDSVLLTMYVMNVQELGAGLCAHSQWSGERGVVGSQHTAFWLLKDKGNQIKPEHCELVLCDGEYCLKDISGETFINSSHMPLGIGNMVKLSHKDELKIGPYIIRVLLGQDYEHESHQGSLLNLVGDKGADSLLADAEHGDLCECVHVSTTEPARDIDPLAVIERDRAIMAQESSDVSENQLLAGEQSRSELEYTPQADSGAEISSFMDLSKIQPGSSKELLVNKTKLDLLEQEMASGSAGCNHLLSAPIFDGLGVRLEQANDVQDIQLLSSELGQSLKVCISGLLGLHQDFSSGRFGSINKNLQPIEDNPLRMGKSYQETVQTMFGAEKSQVHLSAPSALEESIKNISEHNEAVQYAISEALSYLLTRFSPEILLRRFNQYERENRGHANSSESWPWQMYCNYYQELTSNHQQGFEKLFWEIFEQAYDRKIRDKQLER is encoded by the coding sequence ATGACGAAAAATGATTCAGTCTTGCTGACAATGTATGTGATGAATGTACAGGAGCTGGGAGCAGGTTTGTGCGCACATTCACAATGGTCAGGTGAAAGAGGTGTTGTGGGCTCGCAACACACGGCATTTTGGCTGTTAAAAGACAAGGGTAACCAGATAAAGCCTGAACATTGTGAGCTGGTTTTGTGTGACGGAGAGTATTGCCTGAAGGATATCTCCGGCGAAACCTTTATCAATAGTTCTCATATGCCTTTAGGTATCGGGAATATGGTGAAGCTTTCCCACAAAGATGAATTGAAAATAGGGCCTTACATTATCAGGGTGCTATTGGGTCAGGACTATGAGCACGAAAGCCATCAAGGTTCATTGCTGAATCTGGTTGGAGACAAGGGCGCGGATTCCTTGCTGGCTGATGCGGAACATGGCGACCTTTGTGAGTGTGTGCATGTATCAACCACAGAACCGGCCAGGGATATCGATCCCCTTGCTGTTATAGAGCGGGACAGAGCCATCATGGCACAAGAGAGTTCTGATGTTTCTGAGAACCAGCTGCTTGCAGGGGAACAGAGCCGGTCTGAGCTGGAATATACGCCTCAGGCTGATAGTGGAGCAGAAATTTCATCATTTATGGACCTGTCCAAAATTCAACCCGGCTCGTCAAAGGAGTTATTAGTGAATAAAACAAAATTAGATCTTCTGGAACAAGAGATGGCAAGTGGCAGTGCGGGTTGCAATCATTTGCTGTCTGCTCCGATATTTGATGGCTTAGGGGTAAGGTTAGAGCAAGCCAACGACGTACAGGATATACAGCTACTTTCCAGTGAGCTGGGCCAGTCTCTGAAGGTCTGTATCTCGGGTCTTTTGGGGTTACACCAAGATTTTAGTTCCGGACGATTCGGGTCAATAAATAAAAACCTCCAGCCGATAGAAGATAACCCTTTGCGAATGGGCAAAAGTTATCAGGAGACAGTTCAGACCATGTTTGGCGCAGAAAAAAGTCAGGTGCACCTTTCTGCCCCCTCTGCTCTGGAAGAGAGCATTAAGAATATCAGTGAACACAACGAGGCGGTGCAGTACGCAATATCTGAGGCGTTAAGCTATCTGTTAACTCGGTTTTCGCCTGAAATATTACTGCGCCGCTTCAACCAGTATGAAAGAGAAAATAGAGGGCATGCGAACAGCAGCGAATCCTGGCCATGGCAAATGTACTGTAACTACTATCAGGAGCTGACTTCCAATCATCAGCAAGGTTTTGAAAAGCTCTTTTGGGAGATCTTTGAGCAGGCCTACGACAGAAAAATACGTGATAAACAACTGGAGCGTTAA
- the tssG gene encoding type VI secretion system baseplate subunit TssG, protein MGNSIRNTAAYVDSEKTTQLPACVKSYNFYQLVWLLQKLSSISPEEEWERDSRLVFSANPSLGFSTSDVHGIKWDSNERILLYTNFMGLSGACSPLPGFIIEQLVNENSPGTKQPFLDFFNNRLLSLLYRIWRKYRYYIRFEQDAGDPVSEHMFAIVGLGNARLRGETPINWCKMLSYAGTLAGRSRSPQFVAGIIAHCFDLTDVQIWQWVKRKVTIPPEQCVALGCRNALLGESLLLGESIRDCSGKFTICISKLSRERFVQFLPTGDLYEPLRKLVEFILRDQLAYDLELALDDTSSYQLQLASSGGSMLGWTSFLGRSPGEQKVLIQVRQ, encoded by the coding sequence ATGGGGAATTCAATCAGGAATACAGCCGCTTATGTAGACAGTGAAAAAACAACGCAGTTACCAGCTTGCGTAAAAAGTTACAACTTCTATCAGTTGGTTTGGTTGTTGCAAAAATTGAGCTCAATCAGCCCTGAAGAAGAGTGGGAAAGAGACAGCAGGCTCGTATTCAGTGCAAATCCAAGTCTTGGATTCTCAACTTCGGATGTGCATGGAATAAAGTGGGACAGCAATGAACGTATACTGCTTTATACCAATTTTATGGGTTTATCCGGTGCATGTTCGCCACTGCCTGGTTTTATCATCGAACAGTTGGTTAATGAGAACTCGCCAGGGACAAAGCAGCCATTTTTAGATTTTTTTAATAACAGACTACTTTCCCTTTTATACCGGATATGGAGAAAGTACCGATATTACATACGTTTTGAACAAGATGCCGGCGACCCGGTTTCAGAGCATATGTTTGCCATCGTCGGGTTAGGGAACGCCCGTTTAAGGGGAGAAACGCCAATTAACTGGTGCAAGATGCTGTCTTATGCGGGGACGCTGGCAGGAAGAAGTCGCTCGCCACAGTTTGTTGCCGGCATTATTGCTCACTGTTTTGACCTGACTGATGTGCAGATCTGGCAATGGGTTAAACGAAAAGTGACTATCCCACCGGAACAGTGTGTTGCCCTTGGGTGTCGAAATGCTCTGCTTGGGGAAAGCTTATTGCTGGGAGAGTCAATACGTGACTGTAGCGGAAAGTTCACTATCTGTATCAGCAAACTAAGCCGGGAAAGATTTGTCCAGTTTTTACCAACGGGCGACCTATATGAACCTTTGCGTAAATTAGTTGAGTTTATTCTTCGTGATCAATTGGCCTATGACCTGGAACTCGCTCTTGATGACACCAGTAGTTATCAGCTACAGCTGGCTAGCTCCGGTGGCTCCATGCTTGGCTGGACTTCTTTTCTGGGAAGAAGTCCGGGTGAGCAAAAAGTACTGATACAAGTGAGGCAATAA